One genomic region from Microcystis panniformis FACHB-1757 encodes:
- a CDS encoding pentapeptide repeat-containing protein yields MSSNALTNREHLIELYNRGERNFAEVRLSGVNLKRQCLNQINLSHSYLKRANLAEASLINANFKDASLEEVNLSKACLIDANLTKADLSGANLHQSQLSGAILSNTVLKKADLSSACLIHSSLLFAQLFKANLEAANLTSATLTHAMAGKANLKRAILTRAILSSANLSYANLKEANLIRAYLYQANLENCHLQYADLSYADLRGADLRGADLRYANLEGANLTGANLNCSDFEGANLTGADLSKTDANKANFRQANLTGCNLLGANLASANLSGANLHQAGLLLSYLVGSNLKRANLKQANLIGAILTENNLLSASLEETILPNGSRGNLLS; encoded by the coding sequence ATGAGTAGCAATGCCTTAACCAATCGTGAACATCTAATCGAACTGTATAATCGAGGTGAACGCAACTTTGCGGAAGTCAGACTTAGCGGAGTTAATTTAAAGAGACAGTGTTTAAACCAGATTAACCTCAGTCATAGTTACTTAAAACGAGCCAATTTAGCCGAAGCTAGTTTAATTAACGCTAATTTCAAGGACGCTTCCCTCGAAGAAGTTAATTTAAGCAAAGCTTGTCTTATCGATGCTAACCTGACTAAAGCCGACCTTTCCGGGGCAAATTTGCACCAAAGTCAACTAAGCGGCGCAATTTTGAGTAATACTGTTCTGAAAAAGGCTGATTTAAGTTCTGCCTGTTTAATTCACAGTAGCTTACTTTTTGCTCAACTGTTCAAAGCGAATCTCGAAGCCGCTAATCTCACCTCAGCCACTTTAACCCATGCCATGGCGGGGAAAGCTAACCTAAAACGGGCTATTCTCACTCGTGCTATTCTTAGCTCTGCCAATCTTAGCTATGCTAACTTAAAAGAGGCTAACCTAATTCGAGCCTATCTCTATCAAGCTAATCTGGAAAACTGCCATCTTCAATACGCCGACCTCAGCTATGCCGATTTGCGCGGGGCGGATTTACGGGGGGCGGATTTACGTTATGCTAACCTCGAAGGTGCTAATCTGACGGGAGCTAACCTCAATTGTAGCGATTTTGAGGGAGCTAACTTAACTGGAGCCGATTTAAGTAAAACTGACGCTAATAAAGCCAATTTTCGCCAGGCTAACCTAACCGGTTGTAATCTGCTCGGTGCTAATTTAGCCTCCGCTAACCTTTCTGGTGCTAATCTACACCAAGCGGGATTACTCTTGAGTTATTTAGTGGGAAGCAATCTTAAACGAGCTAATCTCAAACAAGCTAACTTAATTGGGGCGATTTTAACCGAAAATAATCTTCTTTCTGCTTCCCTCGAAGAAACTATTCTTCCTAACGGTAGTCGCGGTAATCTCCTTTCCTAA
- a CDS encoding glycosyltransferase family 39 protein, whose product MFTRQSGVRFALGLLIIFNIFYFVHLAYYSYVWHDESLVLLHLSGNRPEQLINYLFDGQIKSTEQLWQFQGVNSVKGFPDTLASLYTSSNYDLPLYYSFLWFLARLLGNSDLVLRGFSVIIWFGILGSFYHLALTLFKNKNAALIAATLIFFSPRFTGYALGIWEYGLYVLFSILSSWLFLKAIDSSQPKKDWFFYSLSLIAGLYTHVFFIFVLVVHSLYFLLQLNSFNSLTKKYYSISLLASLGIYSIWLTRIFTSRFTVFGWSKGSLPLEILWQRWVRMIARLFYNFSLTNSTITPIIEYCLIILVIISFIYLGKKADKKVFTLIILLTIIPFFSLLAWDLIRGFRYTAVGRFYLPSFLGMLLAVTFLLSNGLQQRQGWAKILLILLLVFGLIAKIPYPPPATRYVGYGSNIPNAYTMINRSQKPLIISEHWLDTLPLIHTTDAKTKYLFIQSDLRVSIPSLKNQFTDIYLLNPSPSLRQYLDNQSVQLSPTENQAFWRID is encoded by the coding sequence ATGTTTACTCGTCAATCTGGGGTTAGATTTGCTTTAGGTTTATTGATTATTTTCAATATTTTCTATTTTGTCCATCTCGCCTACTATAGCTATGTTTGGCACGATGAATCTTTGGTCTTACTGCATCTTTCTGGTAACAGACCCGAACAGTTAATTAACTATCTGTTCGATGGACAAATTAAATCTACAGAACAACTCTGGCAATTTCAAGGGGTTAATTCCGTGAAAGGTTTTCCTGATACCTTAGCCTCTCTTTATACTAGCTCGAATTACGATCTACCTCTCTATTACAGTTTCCTCTGGTTTTTGGCAAGATTATTGGGCAATTCTGATTTAGTCTTAAGAGGATTTTCGGTAATTATTTGGTTTGGTATTTTAGGGAGTTTTTACCATTTAGCTTTGACTTTATTTAAAAATAAAAACGCCGCTTTAATTGCCGCTACACTTATCTTCTTTTCCCCGCGTTTTACTGGTTATGCTCTGGGAATTTGGGAATACGGACTATATGTTTTATTTTCGATACTTTCTAGCTGGTTATTTCTCAAAGCTATTGATTCCTCGCAACCGAAAAAAGATTGGTTTTTCTATAGTTTATCCCTAATCGCTGGTTTATATACCCATGTTTTCTTTATCTTTGTTCTAGTAGTTCATAGCCTATATTTTCTGTTGCAGCTGAATTCTTTTAACTCTTTAACCAAAAAATACTATAGCATCAGCTTACTTGCTTCCCTAGGTATTTATTCAATTTGGTTAACCCGGATTTTTACCAGTCGATTTACTGTCTTTGGATGGTCAAAAGGCAGTTTACCCCTAGAGATCCTTTGGCAAAGATGGGTAAGAATGATCGCTCGTTTATTTTATAATTTTAGTTTAACCAATTCCACCATCACCCCTATTATTGAATACTGCCTAATTATCCTCGTCATCATCTCCTTTATTTATCTGGGCAAAAAAGCCGATAAAAAAGTTTTTACCCTGATTATTCTCCTGACAATTATCCCCTTTTTCTCTCTTTTAGCATGGGATCTAATCAGAGGATTTCGCTACACAGCTGTGGGCAGATTTTACTTACCAAGTTTTCTCGGTATGCTGCTGGCAGTTACCTTTTTACTAAGCAACGGATTACAGCAGCGCCAAGGCTGGGCAAAAATTCTCTTAATATTATTGCTAGTTTTCGGATTAATTGCCAAAATTCCCTATCCACCGCCAGCAACTAGATATGTGGGCTATGGTAGCAATATTCCCAACGCTTATACAATGATTAATCGCAGTCAAAAACCTCTAATTATTTCAGAACATTGGTTAGATACCTTGCCCCTTATTCATACCACTGATGCTAAGACAAAGTATTTATTTATTCAGTCGGATCTTAGAGTTTCCATCCCCTCCTTAAAAAATCAATTTACTGATATTTATCTCCTCAATCCTTCCCCCAGTCTCAGACAATATTTAGATAACCAGTCTGTACAATTATCTCCTACGGAAAATCAAGCCTTTTGGCGAATTGATTAA
- a CDS encoding sensor histidine kinase, with product MLRISSDRSKIVLVALVYLGVGWLGYLCLNLGSRPAPIWMSAGIGLTAVFLGGKRLVLGVFIGDLLLTFLLGASGPIALFSALGSSLSALLGAQFLHYLRFSATLQRIRDILLLVFLAALLASAVNATIDTFARSWLNTWDWRQFGQSWGIIWLGDSTGILMTTPLLLRFCFQRHSLREARQPQRLGEALLCLSLLTVVTSVVFGGQQNFLNPDWSMVQYLEYLPFPFVVWAAMRFQTWGAVIANFLVSILALMGLVGGVSPFILQAPDYTRGVLILQIFLVIVMSTSLFLSAAITERQQIDRALNETLEREHLLTQVALKVHQSLDIDQVLNTIVEEIRNFLDADQVYIGHCQEGGWAKVIAESRRPQIPPLMGWFPEPELLEELGQLFSLDKLIIADNTAKVQTLPTLKGYYEYLQVKSSLVLPLTVNNQHLGALVVHQYSHPRHWQKSEVKLLEQLATQVCIAIGQAQLYQRVQRLNNNLEREVETRTLELREKVWEIQRLYEMKTVFLQAVSHDLRTSIMGLVMLLKNFQCRQTEKVTISRAMLDQVVRSCDRQLTLINALSENHFAEERPLILHRQPLSLKKQVEIWLKDWQKDFDLYQATFINLLPDNLPAIDADPCQLRSVFEQLLNNALKHNPSPIQLALDARVDQDMIYCTLSDNGIGMDEEQCQHLFHLYVRNLHNQHLTGIGLGSYQCRQIIEAHSGRIGVKSTPQVGSQFWFTLPLAHQNSRLIKPELVNSNQ from the coding sequence ATGCTACGGATTTCATCAGATCGCTCTAAAATTGTGCTTGTTGCCCTGGTTTATCTGGGTGTTGGTTGGCTAGGCTATCTCTGCTTAAATTTAGGGTCGCGACCTGCCCCAATTTGGATGAGTGCTGGTATTGGCTTAACTGCTGTTTTTTTAGGGGGAAAAAGGCTAGTTTTAGGCGTTTTTATCGGGGATTTGCTTCTTACCTTCCTTTTAGGGGCCAGTGGGCCTATAGCTCTATTTTCGGCACTCGGCAGCAGTTTATCGGCCCTGTTAGGGGCGCAATTCCTGCATTATCTGAGATTTTCCGCCACTTTACAGCGTATTCGCGATATCCTTTTACTGGTATTTTTGGCGGCCTTATTGGCCTCGGCAGTCAATGCCACCATCGATACTTTTGCCCGTAGTTGGCTAAATACTTGGGATTGGCGGCAATTTGGACAGTCTTGGGGCATTATCTGGCTCGGAGATAGTACGGGGATCTTAATGACCACGCCGCTGCTGTTGCGTTTTTGCTTCCAGCGTCACTCCCTGCGGGAAGCACGGCAACCCCAACGCCTTGGCGAGGCCTTACTTTGTCTGAGTTTGCTAACGGTGGTGACTTCCGTGGTTTTTGGTGGTCAACAGAATTTTCTTAACCCCGATTGGAGTATGGTGCAGTACCTCGAATATCTCCCTTTTCCCTTTGTGGTTTGGGCTGCTATGCGTTTTCAGACCTGGGGAGCGGTAATAGCCAATTTTTTAGTATCTATTTTAGCTTTGATGGGATTGGTCGGAGGAGTCAGCCCTTTTATCCTACAGGCCCCTGATTATACCAGAGGTGTCCTGATCTTACAAATCTTTTTAGTCATTGTCATGTCAACTTCTCTGTTTTTATCGGCGGCGATTACCGAAAGACAACAGATCGATCGAGCTTTAAATGAAACTTTAGAACGAGAACATTTGCTAACACAAGTGGCTTTAAAAGTCCATCAATCTTTAGATATAGATCAGGTTTTAAATACCATTGTTGAGGAAATCAGAAATTTTCTCGATGCCGATCAAGTCTATATCGGTCACTGTCAAGAGGGGGGTTGGGCCAAGGTAATCGCCGAGTCCCGTCGTCCCCAGATTCCCCCGCTCATGGGTTGGTTTCCCGAACCAGAATTACTGGAAGAATTAGGACAATTATTTTCTTTAGATAAGTTAATTATTGCTGATAATACCGCTAAGGTGCAAACGCTGCCCACTCTCAAGGGTTATTACGAATACCTGCAAGTTAAATCCTCTTTAGTTTTACCTCTAACGGTTAATAATCAACATTTAGGCGCTTTAGTAGTCCATCAATATTCCCATCCCCGTCATTGGCAAAAAAGCGAGGTCAAATTATTAGAACAGTTAGCCACCCAAGTTTGTATCGCTATCGGCCAAGCGCAGCTATATCAGAGGGTGCAAAGATTGAATAATAATTTAGAACGGGAAGTAGAAACAAGAACCCTAGAACTGCGGGAAAAAGTCTGGGAAATTCAGCGTTTATACGAAATGAAAACGGTTTTTTTACAGGCAGTATCCCACGATCTTCGCACCTCGATTATGGGATTAGTGATGTTATTAAAAAATTTCCAGTGTCGGCAAACAGAAAAAGTAACTATCTCGCGAGCAATGCTCGATCAGGTGGTGCGTAGTTGTGATAGACAATTAACTTTAATTAATGCTTTATCAGAAAATCATTTTGCTGAAGAACGGCCTTTAATCTTGCATCGTCAACCTCTATCTCTAAAAAAACAGGTGGAAATTTGGCTGAAAGATTGGCAAAAAGATTTTGATTTATATCAAGCTACGTTTATTAATCTTCTCCCCGATAACTTACCCGCTATTGATGCCGATCCTTGTCAGCTAAGAAGTGTTTTTGAACAATTATTAAATAATGCCTTAAAACATAATCCTTCACCGATTCAATTAGCTTTAGATGCTCGTGTTGACCAAGACATGATCTACTGCACTTTAAGCGATAATGGCATTGGCATGGATGAGGAACAATGTCAACATCTTTTCCATTTATATGTAAGAAATCTTCATAATCAACACCTAACGGGAATCGGTTTAGGTTCCTACCAATGTCGGCAAATAATCGAGGCTCACTCTGGGAGAATTGGTGTAAAAAGTACCCCACAGGTTGGCTCACAGTTTTGGTTTACCTTACCCCTTGCCCATCAAAATTCTAGATTAATTAAGCCGGAGTTAGTCAACAGTAATCAGTGA
- a CDS encoding response regulator has translation MRILIVEDDPLMQLGLEQALGEQPDFEIVGQASDGLAGVQLALSLRPDLVVMDIGLPRLDGIAATKQIKEGLANVHVVMLTSHTLQQEVIAALASGADAYCIKGASLDRLLSAIEAAKDGATYLDPQIARLVMDNLKAPAVQPNPNLALLSEREMEVLKLIVEGKSNAEIAEKLYLSTNTIKTHVRGIMNKLAVDDRVQAAVIALRSGIV, from the coding sequence ATGCGGATTTTAATTGTTGAAGACGATCCTTTAATGCAGTTAGGTTTAGAACAAGCGCTCGGTGAACAACCAGATTTTGAGATTGTCGGTCAAGCGAGTGATGGTCTGGCGGGGGTACAATTAGCCCTATCCCTACGGCCAGATTTAGTGGTCATGGACATCGGTTTACCCCGTCTTGATGGCATTGCGGCAACTAAACAGATTAAGGAGGGTTTAGCTAATGTTCATGTGGTCATGCTCACTTCCCACACTCTCCAACAGGAAGTGATCGCAGCTCTGGCTAGTGGTGCTGATGCCTATTGTATCAAGGGAGCCAGTCTCGATCGCCTTTTGTCCGCTATTGAAGCAGCTAAGGATGGGGCCACCTATTTAGACCCTCAAATTGCCCGTTTAGTCATGGATAATCTCAAAGCACCGGCAGTGCAACCTAATCCCAATCTAGCACTTTTATCGGAGCGAGAAATGGAGGTTTTAAAGTTAATTGTCGAGGGCAAAAGTAATGCTGAAATCGCCGAAAAGCTCTATTTAAGCACCAATACGATTAAAACCCATGTGCGGGGAATTATGAATAAATTGGCCGTGGACGACCGAGTACAAGCGGCCGTAATTGCCCTGCGTTCCGGTATTGTTTAA
- a CDS encoding Uma2 family endonuclease, translated as MTIAQSLPLVESHVNPEIIFPEGEFWSDEPPLESNLHLQQIILLIQCLEWWWREREDYFATGNLTIYYSPNQKKSEFFRGPDFFVVLGTNPNPNRRSWVVWREEGKYPNLIIEILSDSTAKVDREEKKQIYQDIFRTPDYFWFDPESREFQGFTLISGQYQPIAPNPQGWLWSQQLGLYLGLSANKLRYFTPEGELVPTPAEAAQQAENQVLEAENRVLEAENRAVEAENQVQQEKQKAAKLAAKLRELGIDTEENL; from the coding sequence ATGACTATCGCTCAAAGCTTACCCCTAGTCGAGTCTCATGTCAACCCTGAGATAATCTTCCCAGAAGGCGAATTTTGGAGTGATGAACCACCCTTGGAAAGTAACTTACATCTACAACAAATTATTTTATTAATTCAGTGTTTAGAATGGTGGTGGCGCGAGCGAGAAGATTATTTTGCCACTGGCAATTTAACTATCTATTACAGTCCCAACCAGAAAAAGTCAGAATTCTTTCGTGGTCCTGATTTTTTCGTCGTTTTGGGGACAAATCCCAATCCTAACCGCAGAAGTTGGGTAGTTTGGCGAGAAGAGGGCAAATATCCCAATTTAATTATCGAAATTCTCTCCGATAGTACCGCCAAAGTTGACCGAGAGGAGAAAAAACAAATTTATCAAGATATATTTCGCACTCCCGATTATTTTTGGTTTGACCCAGAAAGCCGAGAATTTCAAGGATTTACCCTAATTAGCGGTCAATATCAACCGATTGCCCCCAATCCCCAGGGATGGCTCTGGAGTCAACAATTAGGCTTATATTTGGGTTTATCCGCCAATAAATTGCGCTATTTTACCCCCGAAGGGGAATTAGTACCCACTCCCGCAGAAGCGGCACAACAGGCAGAAAATCAGGTTTTAGAGGCAGAAAACCGGGTTTTAGAGGCAGAAAATCGGGCTGTAGAGGCAGAAAACCAAGTACAGCAAGAAAAGCAAAAAGCGGCGAAATTAGCAGCTAAACTGCGGGAATTAGGCATAGATACCGAGGAAAATCTCTAA
- a CDS encoding pentapeptide repeat-containing protein yields the protein MRLLAAFDRYPDSVSLTLEPVATDSQKFDLYLTLHLQAQIQSLLGGEIKWGLKGGKLDFVLVNCHLTPNPLSSQELYINRINNYQWRLSFKSVQSIFTGALERINLGTVSVEEEPYHLTVQFSLTAADICITETSGLWKHDLSPNKHSILERKLAFFLMENQFDAFLSRISLGSSQVELDNVLVEPKPAASENLEKLQTQIEGIYAAVSDDFLELAQLAELNPLTDFTGANLLAAELSGISLGMANLYQANLRGANLTDADLSEINGSHASFKGADLSGALLANADLSYADFYRSSLALANLIGSNLAGANLVEVNITQANLSGAKVQGAKFADNVGMTEELRENLRLRGAFCD from the coding sequence ATGCGTCTTTTAGCTGCCTTTGATCGCTATCCCGATAGTGTATCTTTAACCCTAGAACCAGTAGCCACCGACTCGCAAAAATTTGATTTATATTTAACTTTACACCTACAAGCTCAAATTCAATCTCTCCTCGGCGGGGAAATTAAATGGGGACTGAAAGGAGGAAAATTAGATTTTGTTTTAGTTAATTGTCACCTAACACCAAATCCTCTTTCTAGTCAAGAGTTATACATAAATCGTATTAATAATTATCAATGGCGGTTATCGTTCAAAAGTGTTCAGTCAATATTTACAGGAGCGCTCGAAAGGATTAACCTAGGAACCGTCAGTGTCGAGGAAGAACCTTATCATCTAACTGTGCAATTTTCGCTGACAGCTGCCGATATCTGTATCACGGAAACATCGGGATTATGGAAACACGATCTAAGTCCCAATAAACATAGTATTTTAGAGCGAAAGTTAGCATTTTTCCTGATGGAAAATCAATTTGATGCTTTTTTGAGTCGTATTTCTTTGGGTTCATCGCAGGTGGAATTAGATAATGTTCTAGTGGAACCGAAACCAGCAGCATCAGAAAATTTAGAGAAATTGCAGACACAAATCGAGGGAATTTATGCTGCTGTTAGTGATGATTTTCTGGAATTAGCCCAATTAGCTGAACTTAATCCCCTAACGGATTTTACTGGGGCAAATCTCCTAGCAGCGGAATTAAGTGGTATATCTTTAGGCATGGCCAATCTCTATCAAGCAAATCTGCGGGGGGCAAATTTAACCGATGCTGATTTAAGTGAAATTAACGGCAGTCATGCTAGTTTTAAGGGAGCAGATTTAAGCGGAGCCTTATTAGCTAATGCCGATTTAAGTTATGCTGATTTTTACCGTTCTAGTTTGGCTTTAGCTAATTTAATTGGCTCCAATTTAGCAGGAGCTAATTTGGTTGAAGTCAACATCACTCAAGCGAATTTGAGTGGGGCAAAAGTGCAGGGGGCAAAGTTTGCCGATAACGTGGGGATGACCGAGGAATTGCGGGAAAATTTACGCTTGCGCGGAGCTTTCTGCGATTAA
- a CDS encoding ferritin-like domain-containing protein, whose product MTVAYPRKFKKTMSARDIMKRVISDREIHLVTLNRYRYNEQRSCKDLTELIETLDGQPKELIQDLSHHVADEARHAYWLTDLLIELGADVGKPPGLSYIDEFERLLDQDQFQGEEQREDGLIAALAAINVTEKRGCEYFAAHIYALKEGEQTPENLKIRETIAKIFPEEAGHVRWGNRWLAKIAQKSPEHRQKVEKAKAKYSAIEQAAYESGMDITLGAELRRVGHLMEIAATMPLWERPQYLMERLPQSLLDPKLQLFRVEAAQKAWNRDPQMFMERFLPMFFNADGNIGKKEKVN is encoded by the coding sequence ATGACCGTTGCTTACCCTCGTAAATTCAAGAAGACGATGAGCGCTCGCGACATCATGAAGCGTGTCATTAGCGATCGCGAAATTCATCTTGTCACCCTCAACCGTTACCGCTACAACGAACAACGTAGCTGTAAAGACCTGACCGAACTGATCGAAACCTTAGACGGACAACCAAAAGAACTGATCCAGGACCTTTCCCACCACGTCGCCGATGAGGCGCGTCATGCTTACTGGTTAACCGATTTATTGATCGAATTGGGGGCTGATGTGGGGAAACCGCCGGGGTTGTCCTATATCGACGAATTTGAACGTCTTCTCGATCAAGACCAATTCCAAGGCGAAGAACAAAGGGAAGATGGACTGATTGCAGCCCTAGCGGCAATTAACGTCACGGAAAAACGGGGATGCGAATACTTTGCCGCCCATATCTATGCCCTCAAGGAAGGGGAACAAACCCCAGAAAATCTGAAAATTCGGGAAACGATCGCCAAAATTTTTCCTGAAGAAGCGGGCCATGTGCGTTGGGGCAATCGTTGGTTAGCCAAAATTGCCCAAAAAAGCCCCGAACATCGGCAAAAAGTCGAAAAAGCGAAGGCCAAATACTCAGCGATCGAACAGGCCGCCTATGAATCGGGTATGGATATCACCCTGGGGGCAGAATTGCGCCGCGTCGGTCATTTAATGGAAATCGCCGCCACTATGCCGCTTTGGGAACGTCCTCAATATCTGATGGAACGTTTACCCCAATCCCTTCTCGACCCGAAATTACAATTATTCCGGGTAGAAGCGGCTCAAAAAGCCTGGAATCGTGATCCACAAATGTTTATGGAACGCTTTTTACCGATGTTTTTTAATGCGGACGGCAATATCGGCAAAAAAGAGAAAGTCAACTAA
- a CDS encoding class II aldolase/adducin family protein: MIDEGYVKYDCTWIPDRPLISLEIAELNYWRNRLYRLGLIGQYDNGIGFGNVSQRGKIDKEIIISGTNTGGIPVLNESHYTTVIDYDWKENSVTCRGTIAASSETLTHAAIYEANPQINGVIHIHHRPLWQNLMYRVPTTQENIAYGTPEMAAEIIRLCQEDRLEEQQILVMSGHEEGIIAFGQDLAKAGNLLLAYYQQSQSS, encoded by the coding sequence ATGATTGATGAAGGCTATGTTAAATACGATTGTACTTGGATTCCTGACCGTCCCTTAATAAGCTTAGAGATTGCAGAATTAAATTATTGGCGCAATCGCCTCTATCGACTGGGATTAATCGGTCAATACGATAACGGAATCGGTTTTGGGAATGTGAGTCAACGAGGAAAAATAGACAAAGAAATCATTATTTCTGGCACTAACACTGGGGGAATTCCAGTATTAAATGAATCCCATTACACCACAGTTATAGACTACGATTGGAAAGAAAATAGTGTCACTTGTCGGGGAACAATTGCCGCTTCTTCAGAAACTCTCACCCATGCAGCGATTTATGAAGCGAATCCCCAGATTAATGGGGTGATTCATATTCATCATCGCCCCCTGTGGCAAAATTTGATGTATCGAGTGCCGACCACCCAAGAAAATATCGCCTATGGAACCCCAGAAATGGCCGCAGAAATTATCCGTTTATGTCAAGAAGATCGTCTAGAGGAGCAACAAATTTTAGTGATGAGTGGTCATGAAGAAGGAATTATCGCCTTTGGGCAAGATTTAGCAAAAGCGGGTAATTTACTATTAGCCTATTACCAGCAATCTCAATCATCTTGA
- the argH gene encoding argininosuccinate lyase: MTAKKTWSDRFEGSLHPTIVEFNASIGFDIELIEYDLTGSIAHAKMLAYTGIISPEEADSLVSGLEQIRQEYRTGNFNPGIDQEDVHFAVERRLTEIVGDVGKKLHTARSRNDQVGTDIRLYLRQQIDDIRQEIRNFQQALVNHAENHLETLIPGYTHLQRAQPISLAHHLLAYFQMAERDHQRLGEIRARTNISPLGCGALAGTTFPIDRHYSANLLDFEQVYNNSLDGVSDRDFAIEFMTAASLIMVHLSRLSEEIILWSSQEFSFITLTDSCATGSSIMPQKKNPDVPELVRGKTGRVFGHLQALLTLMKGLPLAYNKDLQEDKEALFDGVKTVRICLQAMTVLLATGIQFKTDRLANAVAEDFSNATDVADYLASKGIPFREAYNLVGKVVKSSLAAGKLLKDLTLTEWQELHPAFQADIYDAIAPRQVVAARNSYGGTGFEQVRSALIQAKAILDHD; this comes from the coding sequence GTGACAGCAAAGAAAACTTGGAGCGATCGCTTTGAAGGTAGTCTCCATCCTACGATCGTAGAATTTAACGCCAGTATTGGCTTTGATATCGAATTAATCGAGTATGATCTCACCGGATCGATCGCTCACGCTAAAATGCTCGCCTATACGGGTATTATCAGCCCCGAAGAAGCAGATAGTCTCGTCTCTGGATTGGAACAAATTCGTCAAGAATATCGCACCGGCAACTTTAACCCCGGCATCGATCAAGAGGACGTGCATTTTGCCGTGGAACGTCGTTTAACCGAGATTGTGGGAGATGTGGGCAAAAAACTGCACACGGCCCGTTCGCGGAATGATCAGGTAGGAACGGATATTCGTCTGTATCTTAGACAACAAATCGATGATATTAGGCAAGAAATTCGCAATTTTCAGCAAGCTTTAGTCAATCACGCTGAAAACCATCTAGAAACCCTGATCCCCGGTTATACCCACCTACAGCGCGCCCAACCGATTAGTTTAGCCCATCATCTCCTAGCTTATTTTCAAATGGCCGAACGGGATCACCAAAGATTAGGGGAAATTCGCGCCAGGACTAATATTTCGCCCCTAGGATGCGGGGCCTTAGCGGGGACGACTTTTCCCATCGATCGTCATTACAGCGCCAATTTACTCGATTTTGAGCAGGTGTATAACAATAGTCTCGATGGAGTTAGCGATCGAGATTTTGCCATTGAATTTATGACGGCCGCTAGTCTGATTATGGTCCACCTGAGCCGTTTGAGCGAAGAAATAATTCTCTGGTCTTCCCAAGAATTTAGTTTTATCACTCTCACCGATAGTTGTGCCACGGGATCTAGCATTATGCCCCAGAAAAAAAATCCCGATGTTCCCGAATTAGTGCGCGGCAAAACAGGGCGGGTTTTTGGGCATTTACAGGCGTTATTGACCTTAATGAAGGGTTTACCCCTGGCCTATAACAAAGACTTGCAGGAGGACAAGGAAGCGTTATTTGATGGCGTTAAAACCGTGCGGATTTGTTTGCAAGCGATGACGGTACTTTTAGCCACCGGAATTCAATTTAAAACCGACCGATTAGCTAACGCGGTGGCGGAAGATTTTTCTAATGCGACGGATGTGGCGGATTATTTAGCCAGTAAGGGGATTCCCTTCCGAGAAGCTTATAATTTAGTCGGGAAAGTGGTTAAAAGCAGTTTGGCAGCCGGTAAGTTATTGAAAGATTTAACCCTGACGGAATGGCAAGAATTACATCCAGCTTTTCAGGCCGATATCTATGACGCGATCGCTCCTCGTCAGGTGGTGGCGGCCCGTAATAGCTATGGTGGCACAGGTTTTGAACAAGTGCGATCGGCTTTAATTCAAGCTAAAGCCATTCTCGATCATGATTGA
- a CDS encoding NUDIX hydrolase has translation MDRVWHFIKSVMGIIFRHPVTGVTIIPLLADGTIVLIRRRDTGKWALPGGMIDWGEDIFNTAQRELKEETGLNLVSLGRLVGVYSSFERDPRIHSISLLIEVTAAGNFQIKDTLEVSEVRAFSVETLPLGNLSHDNDRQLEDYLRGATVVA, from the coding sequence ATGGATCGTGTTTGGCATTTTATTAAAAGTGTGATGGGAATTATCTTTCGTCATCCTGTAACTGGGGTGACAATAATTCCGCTGCTTGCTGATGGTACAATTGTTTTAATCCGACGCAGAGACACCGGCAAATGGGCCCTACCGGGGGGAATGATCGATTGGGGGGAAGATATTTTTAATACTGCTCAAAGGGAATTAAAAGAGGAAACAGGATTAAATTTAGTCAGTTTAGGGCGTTTAGTCGGGGTTTATTCCTCTTTTGAGCGTGATCCGCGCATTCACTCTATTTCATTGTTAATTGAAGTGACAGCGGCGGGGAATTTTCAGATCAAAGATACATTAGAAGTTAGTGAGGTGAGAGCTTTTAGCGTCGAAACTTTACCTCTAGGCAATCTCAGTCACGATAACGATCGCCAACTAGAAGATTATCTCAGGGGTGCCACTGTAGTGGCTTGA